From the genome of Halobellus litoreus, one region includes:
- a CDS encoding TVP38/TMEM64 family protein → MRLFSSRADRWRGILILLLVSVAFFGLYVATRRYASFIFDAAELRAWIAQFGIFAPLVFVFLQALQVVVAPIPGQVVALVAGYLFGPFWGTVYSLTGVLIGSAVAFTLAKRYGRSFVEDILHEDVVNRFDEFVERVGAPGLFAFVIIPGLPDDAICFLSGLTPLRLRTFIAVISIGRLPAYVITVYAGGELASGRFIEGIALVAVVIALSAIGYFKQEAVRDLVHRLELRFQL, encoded by the coding sequence ATGAGACTGTTCTCGTCGAGGGCGGACCGCTGGCGCGGAATCCTCATTCTCCTCCTCGTTTCGGTCGCGTTTTTCGGACTCTACGTCGCGACGCGCCGGTACGCGTCGTTCATCTTCGACGCCGCGGAACTCCGCGCGTGGATCGCACAGTTCGGCATCTTCGCGCCGCTCGTCTTCGTCTTCCTCCAAGCGCTGCAGGTCGTCGTCGCGCCGATTCCCGGACAGGTCGTCGCGCTCGTCGCGGGGTATCTCTTCGGCCCCTTCTGGGGGACGGTCTACAGCCTCACCGGCGTCCTGATCGGCAGCGCGGTGGCGTTCACCCTCGCGAAGCGGTACGGCCGCTCGTTCGTCGAGGACATCCTCCACGAGGACGTCGTCAACCGGTTCGACGAGTTCGTCGAGCGGGTGGGTGCGCCCGGGCTGTTCGCGTTCGTCATCATCCCCGGCCTTCCCGACGACGCCATCTGCTTTCTGTCCGGGCTCACGCCCCTGCGGCTCCGGACGTTCATCGCGGTGATCAGCATCGGTCGCCTCCCGGCGTACGTGATCACCGTCTACGCCGGCGGCGAACTGGCCAGCGGGCGGTTCATCGAAGGGATCGCGCTCGTCGCCGTCGTGATCGCGCTCTCGGCGATCGGCTACTTCAAACAGGAGGCCGTGCGGGACCTGGTTCACCGGCTGGAACTGCGGTTCCAGCTCTGA
- a CDS encoding M81 family metallopeptidase: MTDTVLVARIKHETNTFSSLSTGREAFESTSLFFDEEIVPEFRGTNTDLGGFLRVAAEEEWDVVPTVAANATPGGVVTADALDAFVERLCSGIEEHDPDAVLLGLHGAMVSERDRDGDGYILERVRESAGEDVPVMATLDLHANVSERMVARADGLFGYDTYPHVDIGDTGETAARAMAATLNGELDPTIVVERAPLLPPLPVLQTADEPMASLLDAAGDAESDLTPDVSVFGGFAYADVPEAGFSVLGVTDASVADETRAACAAIAADADDRRREFDRTYTGVADAVEEAGEWGGGDGPLLLADIADNPGGGSAEDGTVLLNALLEAGVEGVAVAAIYDPAAVDAAIEAGVGESVAVELGGHIEDNGDPIPVDAYVRSISDGTYRNQGPMSTGLQVSFERTAVLEVDGIDVIVGSHRQQPYDPEVFRSQGITPERQRVLVLKSTVHYRAAFEPIAGAVREVSAPGLCSPDLSSFSYEHVQRPKYPLDGE, from the coding sequence ATGACGGACACCGTCCTCGTCGCGCGGATCAAACACGAGACGAACACGTTCTCGTCGCTCTCGACCGGCCGCGAGGCGTTCGAGTCGACCTCGCTGTTCTTCGACGAGGAGATCGTGCCCGAGTTCCGCGGGACGAACACGGACCTCGGCGGGTTCCTCCGCGTCGCGGCCGAGGAGGAGTGGGACGTCGTCCCGACGGTCGCGGCGAACGCGACCCCCGGCGGCGTCGTCACCGCGGACGCGCTGGACGCGTTCGTCGAGCGGTTGTGCTCCGGGATCGAGGAACACGATCCGGACGCCGTCCTGTTGGGGCTCCACGGCGCGATGGTCAGCGAGCGCGACCGCGACGGCGACGGGTACATCCTCGAACGCGTGCGCGAGAGCGCGGGTGAGGACGTTCCGGTGATGGCGACGCTCGACCTCCACGCGAACGTCTCCGAGCGGATGGTCGCCCGCGCGGACGGGCTCTTCGGCTACGACACCTACCCGCACGTCGACATCGGCGACACCGGCGAGACGGCCGCCCGCGCGATGGCCGCGACGCTGAACGGCGAACTGGACCCGACGATCGTCGTCGAGCGAGCGCCGCTCTTGCCGCCGCTGCCGGTGCTTCAGACAGCCGACGAACCGATGGCGTCGCTGCTGGACGCCGCGGGCGACGCCGAGTCCGACCTGACTCCCGACGTGTCCGTCTTCGGCGGCTTCGCCTACGCGGACGTTCCAGAGGCCGGATTCAGCGTCCTCGGCGTCACCGACGCCTCCGTCGCTGACGAGACGCGCGCGGCTTGCGCCGCCATCGCGGCCGACGCCGACGATCGACGCCGCGAGTTCGATCGGACGTACACGGGCGTCGCGGACGCCGTCGAAGAGGCAGGGGAGTGGGGCGGGGGAGACGGCCCGCTGCTGCTCGCCGACATCGCCGACAACCCCGGCGGGGGGAGCGCCGAGGACGGCACCGTCCTCCTGAACGCGCTGCTGGAGGCGGGCGTCGAAGGCGTCGCCGTCGCCGCCATCTACGACCCGGCCGCCGTCGACGCGGCGATCGAGGCCGGCGTCGGCGAGTCGGTGGCCGTCGAACTGGGCGGCCACATCGAGGACAACGGCGATCCGATCCCCGTCGACGCCTACGTACGATCGATCTCCGACGGCACCTACCGAAACCAGGGACCGATGTCGACGGGGTTGCAGGTCTCCTTCGAGCGGACGGCGGTGCTCGAAGTCGACGGGATCGACGTGATCGTCGGCTCGCACCGCCAGCAGCCGTACGATCCGGAGGTGTTCCGGAGCCAGGGAATCACCCCCGAACGGCAGCGTGTCCTGGTCCTGAAGAGCACCGTCCACTACCGCGCGGCCTTCGAACCGATCGCGGGCGCGGTTCGCGAGGTGTCGGCGCCCGGGCTGTGTAGCCCCGACCTCTCGTCGTTCAGCTACGAGCACGTTCAGCGGCCGAAGTACCCGCTCGACGGGGAGTGA
- a CDS encoding tyrosine-type recombinase/integrase, with amino-acid sequence MKTEHDELDPLEPGRAQELYLKQKEMDASKKTVQSHKYRLNAFIRWCDENNIDNLNDLTGRNLQEYRLWRQDDADLKKITLTQQMSTIRVFIKWCGSMEAVPADLYEKVMIPRVTPEEERSEEMLEAETAEAIREHLMRYHYASFEQTVFVLLWETGMRLGGAHSLDIGDIDIKNRRLELVHRPEQGTELKNGGAGERPIAITEGLAEILQDFIENTRKKITDEYGRTPLFTSSRGRRSRSSLRRAVYRVTAPCFRNEPCPGCTGTDDKKCPEAVSPHPIRRGSITHFLTKDIPTEVVSDRMNVSRDVLDKHYDRRSEEVKLEQRRGYLDNI; translated from the coding sequence ATGAAAACAGAACACGACGAACTCGACCCGTTAGAGCCGGGGCGCGCGCAGGAGTTGTACCTGAAGCAGAAGGAGATGGACGCGTCGAAGAAGACGGTGCAGTCGCACAAATATCGACTGAACGCCTTCATCCGATGGTGTGACGAGAACAACATAGATAACCTGAATGACTTGACCGGCCGCAATCTGCAGGAATATCGGCTTTGGCGTCAGGATGACGCTGATCTGAAGAAAATTACCTTGACCCAGCAGATGAGTACCATCCGGGTTTTCATCAAATGGTGTGGCTCGATGGAAGCCGTCCCTGCGGATCTCTACGAGAAGGTTATGATTCCACGAGTGACTCCGGAGGAAGAGAGGTCCGAAGAGATGCTTGAGGCTGAAACCGCGGAGGCTATTCGAGAGCATCTAATGAGGTACCATTACGCATCGTTCGAGCAGACGGTATTCGTGCTCCTATGGGAGACAGGTATGCGGTTAGGTGGCGCTCACTCGTTGGATATCGGAGATATAGATATCAAAAACAGACGGCTTGAACTCGTTCATCGTCCGGAACAGGGCACGGAATTAAAGAACGGTGGGGCCGGTGAGCGGCCAATTGCGATTACGGAGGGTCTCGCTGAGATATTACAGGACTTCATCGAAAACACACGGAAGAAAATCACCGACGAATACGGTCGCACTCCACTGTTTACATCTTCTCGCGGGAGAAGGTCTCGGAGTAGTCTGAGGCGAGCCGTGTATCGAGTCACTGCACCTTGTTTCAGGAATGAGCCTTGTCCCGGCTGTACAGGTACAGACGACAAGAAGTGTCCAGAAGCGGTCAGTCCGCATCCGATTCGTCGCGGTAGCATTACTCACTTTCTCACCAAGGATATTCCGACCGAGGTCGTTAGCGACCGGATGAACGTGAGCCGTGACGTTCTCGATAAACACTACGATCGGCGTTCTGAAGAAGTCAAACTAGAGCAACGAAGAGGGTACCTCGATAATATCTAA
- a CDS encoding iron-containing alcohol dehydrogenase family protein, producing the protein MTDSLELWNAPNRMLFGWGAASEIGTYVEKFDAERPFVVTDEGVVQAGVLDPIRDAIEEAGADCEVWTGVQPDPTDRIVHDAADAYDAADADLIVGVGGGSSIDTAKAASILAANDGHILEYTGSGNVPNQPPPSVYVPTTAGTGSEVGHWTIVKDTETDIKEEIGDVKLLADLALVDPELTASAPAPIKAATGMDVLTHAVEAYVSIKAQSQTSALAIDSIEKVGAHLPRAVEYRGGDREALSEMARASMQAGMAFNGAGLGAVHAISHQVGGMFGVPHGLANAIVLPYVMEYNLPQTPELMVDVAEALGEDVDRTRPAAVEGYKAVRAVCRLAESVRIPETLAETAAERDAVPQLAEQALEDGSLTGNPRATDVEDLEGILRNAFDGDLAYEARL; encoded by the coding sequence ATGACAGACTCACTGGAACTGTGGAACGCCCCCAACAGGATGCTCTTCGGCTGGGGTGCGGCATCGGAGATCGGAACGTACGTAGAGAAGTTCGACGCCGAGCGACCCTTCGTCGTCACCGACGAGGGCGTCGTACAGGCGGGCGTGCTCGATCCGATCCGCGACGCGATCGAGGAAGCGGGCGCGGACTGCGAGGTCTGGACCGGCGTCCAGCCGGACCCGACGGATCGGATCGTCCACGACGCGGCCGACGCGTACGACGCGGCCGACGCGGACCTGATCGTCGGGGTGGGCGGCGGGTCGTCGATCGACACGGCGAAAGCGGCCAGCATCCTGGCGGCGAACGACGGCCACATCCTGGAGTACACGGGCAGCGGAAACGTCCCCAACCAGCCGCCGCCGAGCGTCTACGTCCCGACGACGGCCGGAACCGGCAGCGAGGTCGGCCACTGGACCATCGTCAAGGACACCGAGACCGATATCAAAGAGGAGATCGGCGACGTGAAACTGCTGGCGGATCTGGCGCTCGTCGATCCCGAACTGACCGCCAGCGCGCCCGCGCCGATCAAGGCCGCGACCGGGATGGACGTGCTCACCCACGCCGTCGAGGCCTACGTGTCGATCAAGGCGCAGAGTCAGACCTCGGCGCTCGCGATCGATTCGATCGAGAAGGTCGGCGCGCATCTCCCGCGGGCGGTGGAGTACCGCGGCGGCGACCGAGAGGCGCTCTCGGAGATGGCCCGAGCCAGTATGCAGGCCGGGATGGCGTTCAACGGGGCCGGACTCGGTGCGGTCCACGCCATCTCTCACCAGGTCGGCGGGATGTTCGGCGTCCCGCACGGGCTCGCCAACGCGATCGTCCTCCCGTACGTGATGGAGTACAACCTCCCGCAGACGCCGGAGCTGATGGTCGACGTCGCCGAGGCGCTCGGCGAGGACGTCGACCGCACGAGGCCCGCGGCGGTCGAGGGGTACAAGGCCGTCCGGGCAGTCTGCCGGTTAGCCGAGTCCGTCCGCATCCCCGAGACGCTCGCTGAGACGGCCGCCGAGCGGGACGCCGTCCCGCAACTGGCCGAGCAGGCGCTCGAAGACGGCAGCCTGACGGGGAACCCGAGAGCGACCGACGTCGAGGACCTCGAAGGGATCCTCCGGAACGCCTTCGATGGGGACCTGGCGTACGAGGCGCGGCTCTGA